The segment CCCTGCAGCTTGATGTCCTGGGTGGCGCCATCGTTCGTGCTCTTGATGCGCACGCCGGTCACACCGCTCTGGTCACCCAGCACCTCGTCCAGGGTCTGGAAGGTGTGCAGCACCATCTTGCCGGCCTTGACCTTCTCCATCATCTTGTCCACCAGGATGGGCTCGGCGCGGAACTTGTCGCGGCGGTGGATCACATGCACCTTGCTGGCGATATTGGACAGATAGAGCGCTTCCTCGACGGCGGAGTTGCCGCCGCCGACCACGATGACGTCCTTGTTGCGGTAGAAGAAGCCGTCGCAGGTGGCGCAGGCCGAAACGCCGAAGCCCATGAACTTGTGCTCGGTGTCGATGCCAAGCCACTTGGCCTTCGCGCCCGTCGCGATGATGAGGGCATCACAGGTGTAGACGCCGCTGTCGCCCTTGAGCGTGAAGGGGCGCTTGGAGAAATCGACCTCATTGATGTGGTCGTAGACGATCTGGGTGTTGAAGCGCTCGGCATGCTGCTGGAAACGCTGCATCAGCTCGGGGCCTTGCACGCCCATCACGTCCGCGGGCCAGTTGTCCACTTCGGTGGTGGTCATCAGCTGGCCGCCCTGGGCCATGCCGGTGATCAGGGTGGGCTTGAGATTGGCGCGGGCCGCATAGATGGCGGCGGTGAAACCGGCCGGGCCGGAACCCAGGATCAGCAGGGAATGGTGTTGGGTGCTTTGGCTCATGGGGGCTATCTGGGGTTGGACACGCGGCCTGCAAGAGAGAAAAGGCTGTTGTTTCTACGGCCTAGACCCTATGGAGACTCGTGAACGAGTTGGCACAATAGCCGCCATTCTAGGCAGGCAGCCCGACGGGCGTCTGACGCCCGGGAAACAAGCACAAGCCGAACATTGCCAATCC is part of the Shinella sp. XGS7 genome and harbors:
- the trxB gene encoding thioredoxin-disulfide reductase — translated: MSQSTQHHSLLILGSGPAGFTAAIYAARANLKPTLITGMAQGGQLMTTTEVDNWPADVMGVQGPELMQRFQQHAERFNTQIVYDHINEVDFSKRPFTLKGDSGVYTCDALIIATGAKAKWLGIDTEHKFMGFGVSACATCDGFFYRNKDVIVVGGGNSAVEEALYLSNIASKVHVIHRRDKFRAEPILVDKMMEKVKAGKMVLHTFQTLDEVLGDQSGVTGVRIKSTNDGATQDIKLQGCFIAIGHQPNTDIFKGQLEMKDGYIITKSGLNGFATMTSVPGIFAAGDVQDHIYRQAITSAGTGCMAALDAQRFLEQEQG